A genomic stretch from Schistosoma haematobium chromosome 4, whole genome shotgun sequence includes:
- a CDS encoding hypothetical protein (EggNog:ENOG410VIGB~COG:T,U) yields MEDGSPALNVNITSSVDEELESKIKAKYPGLNKQGVGSLLLQKRLNRGHKYFDSGDYNMARAKILQQQKHVLPPQTEEAILHESTGETMATPDSVPAVRKKSILSPNGVESVVNPVAVSAASKASLSHPTDSLSLLST; encoded by the exons ATGGAGGACGGTTCTCCGGCTCTTAATGTA AATATAACTTCATCGGTTGACGAGGAGCTTGAAAGCAAAATCAAGGCAAAATATCCAGGTCTCAACAAACAAGGTGTTGGCTCCCTGTTATTGCAAAAGCGATTGAATCGTGGG CATAAATACTTTGATTCTGGAGACTATAATATGGCAAGAGCAAAGATTTTGCAACAGCAAAAGCATGTACTCCCTCCTCAAACAGAAGAAGCTATTCTTCATGAATCGACGGGGGAAACTATGGCTACTCCTGACAGTGTACCTGCAGTTCGTAAAAAATCCATTCTATCTCCAAATGGTGTAGAGTCTGTGGTTAATCCTGTCGCTGTTTCCGCTGCATCGAAGGCTTCATTATCCCATCCAACCGACAGTTTAAGTCTCTTATCAACATAA